A single region of the Actinoplanes sp. SE50/110 genome encodes:
- a CDS encoding salicylate synthase, which produces MTRHYRTAVIETSDEPIACALAVADLFDDYVVYEAPDGWYVAGGWAAEVVVGPRTVRCVHDGQVTETPWDDDPLVPVRRFLDGLPLAGWRAYGWCAFELGAAIAGLEPPEDVLAHFLIPTVETRLRGTQATVRGLTAEDLALVERRLTTPVRRAGRAAGRARVDLGAGTAEYQDAVATLVGDIRAGKLEKAVLSRVIGVPEKIDFPASFEVGRRRNTPARSFLLDMRGLQVFGFSPEIVLSVDADGTVVSQPLAGTRALSGDAETDERLRHQLRTDPKEIHEHAISVRVAVEELHEPCRPDTIAVSEFMAVKERGSVQHLGSQVTGRLAEGRDAWSALAAVFPAVTASGVPKQAAYEAISRLEGQRRGPYAGAVVTVGADGTMDAALVLRSAYSRDGVTWLRAGAGVVGQSRPERELEETREKLGCIAGYLVVSEG; this is translated from the coding sequence ATGACCAGGCACTATCGAACCGCGGTGATCGAGACGAGCGACGAGCCGATCGCCTGCGCCCTCGCAGTGGCCGACCTGTTCGACGACTACGTCGTCTACGAGGCGCCGGACGGCTGGTACGTCGCCGGCGGCTGGGCCGCCGAGGTCGTGGTCGGGCCGCGGACGGTGCGGTGCGTCCACGACGGACAGGTCACCGAGACGCCGTGGGACGACGACCCGCTCGTGCCGGTGCGCCGCTTCCTCGACGGGCTGCCCCTGGCCGGCTGGCGGGCGTACGGCTGGTGCGCCTTCGAGCTGGGCGCGGCGATCGCCGGCCTGGAGCCCCCGGAGGACGTGCTCGCCCACTTCCTGATCCCCACCGTCGAGACGCGGCTGCGGGGGACGCAGGCCACCGTGCGCGGCCTCACCGCCGAGGACCTCGCCCTGGTGGAGCGCCGGCTCACCACGCCGGTGCGCCGGGCCGGCCGGGCCGCCGGACGCGCCCGGGTCGACCTGGGCGCCGGCACCGCCGAGTACCAGGACGCCGTGGCCACCCTGGTCGGCGACATCCGGGCCGGAAAGCTGGAGAAGGCCGTGCTGTCCCGGGTGATCGGCGTGCCCGAGAAGATCGACTTCCCGGCGAGCTTCGAGGTCGGGCGCCGCCGCAACACGCCGGCCCGCTCGTTCCTGCTCGACATGCGCGGTCTGCAGGTCTTCGGCTTCAGTCCGGAGATCGTGCTGAGCGTCGATGCCGACGGCACGGTGGTGAGCCAGCCGCTGGCCGGCACCCGGGCGCTGTCCGGCGACGCCGAGACCGACGAGCGGCTGCGCCATCAACTGCGCACCGACCCCAAGGAGATCCACGAGCACGCGATCTCGGTCCGGGTCGCCGTCGAGGAGCTGCACGAGCCGTGCCGGCCGGACACCATCGCGGTGTCGGAGTTCATGGCGGTGAAGGAGCGCGGCTCGGTCCAGCACCTGGGCTCGCAGGTGACCGGCCGGCTGGCCGAGGGCCGGGACGCTTGGTCGGCTCTGGCCGCCGTGTTCCCCGCGGTCACCGCCTCGGGGGTGCCCAAGCAGGCCGCCTACGAGGCGATCAGTCGGCTCGAGGGCCAGCGGCGGGGGCCGTACGCGGGAGCGGTGGTGACCGTCGGCGCGGACGGGACCATGGACGCCGCTCTGGTGCTGCGCAGCGCGTACTCACGGGACGGGGTGACCTGGCTGCGGGCCGGCGCCGGCGTCGTCGGGCAGTCCCGGCCGGAACGTGAACTGGAGGAGACCCGCGAGAAACTCGGCTGCATCGCCGGTTATCTCGTGGTCAGCGAAGGCTGA
- a CDS encoding AfsR/SARP family transcriptional regulator, translating to MSTGTNIHIELLGPVRAWRDGQAVHLGPPKQRAVLGLLASRAGEVVGVEQIADAVWGSDIPQTAANGVHTYVAGLRRVLEPSRSRRQTGEVLVSAVGGYSLQTDARAVDTALFTQMIGEARQLRGGGDVTGAVETFEAALKLWRGEAFGGVPGPFAALERSRLQDLRLTAAEDHAACLLDAGRHTEAVGWLTEAIGEDPLRERLRGSLMISLYRSGRQAHALRVFRETCELLRDELGIDPSPELRELHRQILVSDPALGAAAAPPSTPVAVVPPLPAAPPVQLPAVPSGFAGRDEELALLSRELLRADGDEGAVRLAVVDGPPGVGKTAFALELAKRIGGSFPDGQLFVDLRGTDPASAPAGPAECLLFLLRSLGVQDARIPDDLVGRIAHYQSLVHARRLLIVLDDARSADQVRPLLPRGSSCVLVTSRVRLSGLVARDGAHRVPIRPLDPEVSAELLAHLAGRERMRPDSPITRRLAHLCGHLPLALRLAANAFATDPGHPPAELLERYVAEPSRLDRLAVADDASTSLRAALDVSFQALPDDAARMLRSLGAARRETITATFASAVTGAPRQQVQQQLTVLADNRLIEEAGPGEYRLNNLVALYARECAGDAGRERAS from the coding sequence GTGTCCACGGGGACGAACATCCACATCGAGTTGCTGGGGCCGGTCCGGGCCTGGCGCGACGGCCAGGCCGTGCACCTGGGCCCGCCGAAACAGCGTGCCGTGCTGGGGCTGCTGGCCAGCCGGGCGGGCGAGGTCGTCGGCGTCGAACAGATCGCCGACGCGGTCTGGGGATCCGACATCCCGCAGACCGCGGCCAACGGCGTGCACACCTACGTGGCGGGTCTGCGACGGGTGCTCGAGCCCAGCCGCAGCCGGCGGCAGACCGGCGAGGTGCTGGTCTCGGCGGTCGGCGGCTACTCGTTGCAGACCGACGCGCGGGCCGTCGACACCGCGCTCTTCACCCAGATGATCGGCGAGGCCCGCCAGCTGCGCGGCGGCGGCGACGTGACCGGGGCGGTGGAGACGTTCGAGGCCGCTCTCAAGCTGTGGCGCGGCGAGGCGTTCGGCGGCGTGCCCGGCCCGTTCGCCGCGCTGGAGCGCAGCCGGTTGCAGGACCTGCGCCTGACCGCGGCCGAGGACCACGCCGCGTGCCTGCTCGACGCGGGCCGCCACACCGAGGCGGTCGGCTGGCTGACCGAGGCGATCGGCGAGGACCCGCTGCGCGAACGGCTGCGGGGCTCCCTGATGATCAGCCTCTATCGGTCCGGCCGGCAGGCGCATGCGCTGCGGGTCTTCCGCGAGACCTGTGAGCTGCTGCGCGACGAGCTCGGCATCGACCCCAGCCCGGAGCTGCGTGAGCTGCACCGCCAGATCCTGGTCAGCGACCCGGCCCTGGGCGCCGCCGCCGCGCCGCCGAGCACCCCGGTCGCCGTGGTTCCACCGCTCCCGGCGGCGCCACCGGTGCAGTTGCCGGCCGTGCCGTCCGGGTTCGCCGGGCGCGACGAGGAACTGGCCCTGCTCAGCCGCGAGCTGCTGCGCGCGGACGGGGACGAGGGAGCGGTCCGGCTCGCCGTGGTCGACGGGCCACCCGGGGTGGGCAAGACCGCCTTCGCGCTGGAGCTGGCCAAGCGCATCGGCGGGTCCTTCCCGGACGGTCAGCTCTTCGTCGACCTGCGCGGCACCGACCCGGCCAGCGCGCCCGCCGGCCCGGCCGAGTGCCTGCTGTTCCTGCTGCGCAGTCTCGGCGTGCAGGACGCGCGCATCCCCGATGACCTGGTCGGGCGGATCGCGCACTACCAGAGCCTGGTGCACGCACGGCGTCTGCTGATCGTGCTGGACGACGCCCGCAGCGCCGACCAGGTCCGGCCCCTGCTTCCGCGCGGTTCGTCGTGCGTTCTGGTGACGAGCCGGGTCCGGCTCAGCGGCCTGGTCGCCCGCGACGGGGCGCACCGGGTGCCCATCCGGCCGCTCGATCCGGAGGTGTCGGCCGAACTGCTGGCGCACCTGGCCGGGCGGGAGCGGATGCGCCCGGACAGCCCGATCACCCGGCGCCTGGCGCACCTGTGCGGGCATCTTCCGCTCGCGCTGCGGCTGGCCGCCAACGCGTTCGCCACCGATCCCGGCCATCCCCCGGCCGAGCTGCTCGAACGTTACGTCGCCGAGCCCAGCCGGCTGGACCGGCTGGCCGTCGCCGACGATGCCTCGACCAGCCTGCGGGCGGCGCTGGACGTCTCCTTCCAGGCACTGCCGGACGACGCCGCCCGGATGCTGCGGAGTCTGGGCGCCGCCCGGCGCGAGACGATCACCGCCACCTTCGCCAGCGCGGTCACCGGCGCTCCCCGGCAGCAGGTGCAGCAGCAGCTGACCGTGCTGGCCGACAACCGGCTGATCGAGGAGGCCGGCCCGGGCGAGTACCGGCTCAACAACCTGGTGGCCCTCTACGCCCGGGAGTGTGCAGGCGATGCCGGCCGGGAGCGGGCGTCCTGA
- a CDS encoding (2,3-dihydroxybenzoyl)adenylate synthase, which produces MDSRVLENCVPWPDEITVAYRQAGYWTDEVLGRWPAGDPGRAGRPAVVTAGRTMTYAELDRAADRRAAGLLDRGIGRADRVVVQLPNDVDLVVCILALLRIGALPVFALPAHRTMEIVDLVEASGARAYLCADVLLGHDFRAMAAEVVRRTSTLTEVFVAGAPGDFTALADVDAEPRPITPPAPGDVAMFLLSGGTTGKPKLIPRTHADYAYQLRASAEVCGVGPDSRVLAALPVGHNFPLGCPGVLGVLRAGGVAVLAPSPAPDDCFPLIASAGVTLTALVPPMVPLWLEAVEWLPDDLSSLEVLQVGGARLDPVTAGRVVGGLGCRLQQVFGMAEGLLNFTRLDDPPELVLTTQGRPLSPADEIRIVAPDGTEVAPGEPGELLTRGPYTLRGYYRAPEVDRVRFTEDGFFRTGDVVRARRTGHLEVVGRINDVVNRGGEKVPAQELEELLTTLPAVAGAAVVAVPDPDMGELTCACIVARESQGAPELHEIRGALSERGVAAFKLPDRLVVLDRLPLTAVGKIDKKALAARAAVQTTGGGAR; this is translated from the coding sequence ATGGACAGCCGCGTGCTCGAAAACTGTGTTCCCTGGCCCGACGAGATCACCGTCGCCTATCGGCAGGCGGGTTACTGGACCGACGAGGTCCTCGGTCGATGGCCGGCCGGTGACCCCGGCCGCGCCGGCCGCCCCGCCGTGGTGACCGCCGGGCGCACGATGACCTACGCCGAACTCGACCGGGCGGCCGACCGCCGCGCGGCCGGCCTGCTCGACCGCGGCATCGGACGTGCCGACCGGGTCGTCGTCCAGCTACCCAACGACGTCGACCTGGTCGTGTGCATCCTCGCGCTGCTGCGGATCGGCGCACTGCCGGTCTTCGCGCTGCCCGCACACCGCACCATGGAGATCGTCGACCTGGTCGAGGCGTCCGGCGCCCGGGCGTATCTGTGCGCCGACGTGCTCCTCGGTCACGACTTCCGGGCCATGGCGGCCGAGGTTGTGCGGCGGACCTCGACGCTCACCGAGGTCTTCGTGGCCGGTGCGCCCGGCGACTTCACCGCGCTCGCCGACGTCGACGCCGAGCCACGGCCGATCACCCCGCCGGCCCCCGGCGACGTGGCGATGTTCCTGCTCTCCGGCGGCACCACGGGCAAGCCCAAGCTGATCCCGCGCACCCATGCGGATTACGCGTACCAACTGCGCGCCAGCGCCGAGGTCTGCGGCGTGGGCCCGGACAGCCGGGTGCTGGCGGCGTTGCCCGTCGGACACAACTTCCCGCTGGGCTGCCCGGGCGTGCTCGGGGTGCTGCGCGCCGGCGGCGTGGCCGTGCTGGCGCCGTCGCCGGCGCCGGACGACTGCTTCCCGCTGATCGCGTCGGCGGGCGTGACCCTGACCGCCCTGGTGCCGCCGATGGTGCCGCTCTGGCTGGAAGCCGTCGAGTGGCTGCCGGACGACCTCTCCTCGCTGGAGGTGCTCCAGGTCGGCGGCGCGCGCCTGGATCCGGTGACGGCGGGCCGGGTCGTCGGCGGCCTCGGCTGCCGCCTGCAGCAGGTCTTCGGGATGGCCGAGGGGCTGCTCAACTTCACGCGCCTCGACGACCCGCCGGAGCTGGTGCTCACCACCCAGGGCCGCCCGCTCTCCCCGGCCGACGAGATCAGGATCGTCGCGCCGGACGGCACGGAGGTCGCCCCGGGCGAGCCCGGCGAGCTGCTCACCCGGGGGCCGTACACACTGCGCGGCTACTACCGGGCGCCCGAGGTCGACCGGGTCCGCTTCACCGAGGACGGGTTCTTCCGGACCGGCGACGTCGTCCGGGCCCGGCGCACCGGTCACCTGGAGGTGGTCGGACGGATCAACGACGTCGTCAACCGGGGCGGCGAGAAGGTGCCCGCGCAGGAGCTGGAGGAGCTGCTGACCACGCTGCCGGCGGTGGCCGGCGCCGCCGTCGTGGCCGTGCCCGACCCGGACATGGGCGAGCTGACCTGCGCCTGCATCGTCGCCCGGGAGTCGCAGGGCGCACCGGAGCTGCACGAGATCCGGGGCGCCCTGAGCGAGCGCGGGGTGGCCGCCTTCAAGCTGCCGGACCGCCTCGTCGTGCTGGACCGCTTGCCGCTCACCGCCGTCGGCAAGATCGACAAGAAGGCCCTCGCGGCGCGCGCCGCCGTGCAGACGACCGGAGGAGGAGCCCGATGA
- a CDS encoding thioesterase II family protein — translation MTTTEETAARAAQGPLRRYAVRPHARARLVCLPHAGGSASQFRRWSVDAPWDVEILVAQYPGREDRYGEPPHEAMSALVAELLPAVVADRGSPARRPTVLFGHSMGASVAYELACRLTALGDPPAGLVVSGQPGPGRLRRTSLHTAGDDELIADLTRLRGTGEAVLRDRALLGALLPAIRSDYRVIETYRPPVHRPLGIPVTALRAVDDPEADADEVQAWRAVTTGSFQTYVLPGDHFTLLDPGGPALARVMSAVRAAVGATVSPTFAP, via the coding sequence ATGACAACGACCGAAGAAACCGCTGCGCGCGCGGCGCAGGGACCGCTGCGCCGATACGCCGTCCGCCCGCACGCCCGGGCCCGACTCGTCTGCCTGCCGCACGCGGGCGGGTCGGCCAGCCAGTTCCGCCGGTGGTCGGTGGACGCACCGTGGGATGTGGAGATCCTCGTGGCCCAGTATCCGGGTCGGGAGGACCGCTACGGCGAGCCGCCTCACGAGGCGATGTCCGCCCTGGTCGCCGAACTGCTCCCGGCAGTCGTGGCCGACCGCGGTTCACCCGCGCGCCGACCGACCGTCCTGTTCGGGCACAGCATGGGTGCCTCGGTGGCGTACGAGCTCGCGTGCCGGCTCACGGCTCTGGGTGACCCGCCGGCCGGGCTGGTCGTCTCCGGCCAGCCCGGACCCGGGCGCCTGCGCCGTACCAGCCTGCACACGGCCGGTGACGACGAGCTGATCGCGGATCTGACCCGGCTGCGGGGCACCGGCGAGGCCGTGCTGCGCGACCGGGCGCTGCTCGGTGCGCTGCTCCCGGCGATCCGCAGCGACTACCGGGTGATCGAGACCTATCGGCCACCGGTCCACCGCCCGCTCGGCATTCCGGTCACGGCGCTGCGCGCCGTCGACGACCCGGAGGCCGACGCGGACGAGGTCCAGGCCTGGCGTGCGGTCACCACCGGCAGTTTCCAGACGTACGTGCTGCCGGGCGATCACTTCACGCTGCTGGACCCCGGCGGCCCGGCGCTGGCCCGGGTCATGTCCGCCGTGCGCGCGGCGGTCGGTGCCACCGTGTCCCCAACCTTCGCGCCCTGA
- a CDS encoding radical SAM protein, with protein MRVLLMSGLGPANLNSGYLSGSLLEGDRGPRATQVLQRAGHPDLDVNQLAFEKGGRRYALLRPRPDSVPHLTSVTLTSILAASGHDFVRVPLEEVWTSQARPPSGDIDVVLLSSTFIWNEGIVATALKWIATHVPDTPVVMGGQYTNLKFMPVMRDHPEVIAVVRGDAEESLPRVLDALQAAATLDGIPNVVWRDGPRIQINPLAYVDMELFPSPTVSGSAPIVPYESMRGCPFDCKFCSFPAASPKWRYKSAEKIVHDWTAYAAHNDAKMISAMDSTFTVPPTRLRRLLELLPGAETPPWEGFSRANTINSPELVENLARSRCRQLHIGFESMNDETLKRMSKRVSVRQNRRAGELLSRSDVGYYVFFIVGYPGETPEAFADTSDFLVDEYVGHFALSRFSITDETMPLWQDRDELRIVSDDPTDPTAAWSHVGMDSAEASRLQKETLDRVRHGSETAVLHLWQHSFQHWLMPHRDRLTNIRVEKCVERMAMAPVDYPDVAQAAKVVNDELGKLRDLGIERTDDSRTLCRDAI; from the coding sequence ATGCGTGTCTTGCTGATGAGTGGGCTCGGCCCCGCCAACCTCAACTCGGGATACCTCTCCGGGTCGCTGCTGGAGGGGGACCGCGGCCCACGGGCGACGCAGGTGCTGCAGCGGGCCGGGCACCCCGACCTGGACGTGAACCAGCTGGCCTTCGAGAAGGGTGGGCGCCGGTACGCACTGCTGCGCCCCCGCCCCGACTCGGTGCCGCACCTGACCTCGGTCACCCTCACCTCGATCCTGGCCGCCAGCGGCCACGACTTCGTGCGGGTGCCGCTGGAGGAGGTGTGGACGTCGCAGGCCCGGCCACCTTCCGGTGACATCGACGTGGTGCTGCTCTCCTCGACCTTCATCTGGAACGAAGGGATCGTGGCCACCGCGCTGAAGTGGATCGCCACGCACGTGCCCGACACCCCGGTGGTGATGGGCGGCCAGTACACGAACCTGAAGTTCATGCCGGTGATGCGCGATCACCCCGAGGTGATCGCGGTGGTCCGCGGCGACGCCGAGGAGAGCCTGCCCCGGGTGCTCGACGCCCTGCAGGCCGCAGCCACGCTCGACGGCATCCCCAACGTGGTCTGGCGCGACGGGCCCCGGATCCAGATCAATCCCCTCGCGTACGTCGACATGGAGCTCTTTCCGTCCCCGACGGTGAGCGGCTCGGCGCCGATCGTCCCCTACGAGTCGATGCGCGGTTGTCCGTTCGACTGCAAGTTCTGCTCGTTCCCGGCCGCGTCGCCGAAGTGGCGGTACAAGTCGGCCGAGAAGATCGTGCACGACTGGACGGCGTACGCCGCGCACAACGACGCCAAGATGATCTCGGCGATGGACTCGACCTTCACGGTCCCGCCGACACGCCTGCGTCGCCTGCTGGAGTTGCTGCCCGGCGCCGAGACGCCGCCGTGGGAGGGCTTCAGCCGGGCCAACACCATCAACTCGCCCGAGCTGGTGGAGAACCTGGCCCGGTCGCGGTGCCGGCAACTGCACATCGGCTTCGAGTCGATGAACGACGAGACGCTCAAACGGATGAGCAAGCGGGTGAGCGTACGGCAGAACCGGCGGGCCGGTGAGTTGCTGAGCCGCAGCGACGTCGGCTATTACGTCTTCTTCATCGTCGGCTACCCGGGGGAGACCCCCGAGGCGTTCGCCGACACCAGCGACTTCCTGGTCGACGAGTACGTCGGTCACTTCGCGCTCAGCAGGTTCTCGATCACCGACGAGACGATGCCGCTCTGGCAGGACCGCGACGAGCTGCGCATCGTCTCCGACGACCCGACCGATCCGACCGCCGCGTGGTCCCACGTCGGCATGGACAGCGCCGAGGCGTCCCGGTTGCAGAAGGAGACCCTCGACCGGGTGCGCCACGGCAGCGAGACGGCCGTGCTGCACCTGTGGCAGCACTCCTTCCAGCACTGGCTCATGCCGCACCGGGACCGTTTGACCAACATCCGGGTCGAGAAGTGCGTGGAACGGATGGCGATGGCACCGGTCGACTATCCCGACGTCGCCCAGGCGGCGAAGGTCGTCAACGACGAACTCGGCAAACTGCGCGACCTCGGCATCGAACGGACCGACGATTCCCGGACGCTGTGCCGGGACGCGATATAG